One window from the genome of Chrysemys picta bellii isolate R12L10 chromosome 15, ASM1138683v2, whole genome shotgun sequence encodes:
- the SPRING1 gene encoding SREBP regulating gene protein isoform X1, with protein sequence MVHFVSMVWRRLLRKRWVLGIVFGLSLIYFLTSTFKQEERTVRDRNLLQVQEHEPIMWKVQFSLGNSSQRSNQCRNSVQGKLFITDELGYICERKDVLVNGCCNVNVPSAKLYNCDSCLPNGCCSVYEYCVSCCLQPNKQLLLERFLNRAAIAFQNLFMAVEDHFELCLAKCRTSSQSVQHENTYRDPIAKYCYGEYPPELLPI encoded by the exons ATGGTGCACTTTGTGTCAATGGTGTGGCGCAGGCTGCTGCGGAAGCGTTGGGTCCTGGGTATTGTATTTGGACTCTCCCTCATCTATTTCCTTACCAGTACCTTCAAACAG GAGGAGAGGACGGTACGCGATCGGAATCTTCTCCAAGTACAGGAACATGAGCCCATCATGTGGAAGGTGCAGTTCAGCCTGGGAAATAGCAGTCAGCGAAGTAACCAGTGCAGAAATTCTGTCCAGGGGAAGCTATTCATTACGGATGAACTGG GCTACATCTGCGAAAGGAAGGACGTGTTGGTGAACGGCTGTTGTAACGTCAACGTGCCTAGTGCAAAGCTCTATAATTGTGACAGCTGCCTGCCCAACGGTTGCTGCAGCGTGTACGAGTACTGCGTTTCCTGCTGTCTGCAGCCCAACAAG CAACTTCTCCTGGAGCGTTTCCTGAACCGGGCAGCTATCGCTTTCCAGAACCTCTTCATGGCAGTGGAAGATCACTTTGAGTTGTGCTTGGCCAAGTGCAGGACTTCATCACAG AGCGTGCAGCACGAAAACACCTACAGAGACCCCATTGCAAAGTACTGCTATGGCGAGTatccccctgagctcctgcctatTTGA
- the SPRING1 gene encoding SREBP regulating gene protein isoform X2 — MCRERSGSTYRVWLGCFAAGNRSRKGEERTVRDRNLLQVQEHEPIMWKVQFSLGNSSQRSNQCRNSVQGKLFITDELGYICERKDVLVNGCCNVNVPSAKLYNCDSCLPNGCCSVYEYCVSCCLQPNKQLLLERFLNRAAIAFQNLFMAVEDHFELCLAKCRTSSQSVQHENTYRDPIAKYCYGEYPPELLPI, encoded by the exons ATGTGCCGGGAGCGGAGCGGAAGCACTTATCGGGTCTGGTTAGGTTGCTTTGCTGCAGGCAacaggagcaggaagggg GAGGAGAGGACGGTACGCGATCGGAATCTTCTCCAAGTACAGGAACATGAGCCCATCATGTGGAAGGTGCAGTTCAGCCTGGGAAATAGCAGTCAGCGAAGTAACCAGTGCAGAAATTCTGTCCAGGGGAAGCTATTCATTACGGATGAACTGG GCTACATCTGCGAAAGGAAGGACGTGTTGGTGAACGGCTGTTGTAACGTCAACGTGCCTAGTGCAAAGCTCTATAATTGTGACAGCTGCCTGCCCAACGGTTGCTGCAGCGTGTACGAGTACTGCGTTTCCTGCTGTCTGCAGCCCAACAAG CAACTTCTCCTGGAGCGTTTCCTGAACCGGGCAGCTATCGCTTTCCAGAACCTCTTCATGGCAGTGGAAGATCACTTTGAGTTGTGCTTGGCCAAGTGCAGGACTTCATCACAG AGCGTGCAGCACGAAAACACCTACAGAGACCCCATTGCAAAGTACTGCTATGGCGAGTatccccctgagctcctgcctatTTGA
- the LOC135975800 gene encoding uncharacterized protein LOC135975800, translated as MQSSPAVMAMQSVNRKRAPAWTDREVLDLIAVWGDESVLSELRSKRRNAKIYEKISKDMAERGYSRDATQCRVKIKELRQGYQKTKEANGRSGSHPQTSRFYEALHSILGAAATTTPPVTVDSEDGILSTAGSSDMLGDGEDEEGDEEGEAVGSSHNADFPDSQDLFITLTEIPYEASPAITPDTESGEGSATPSATVSQPSLESHSQRLARIRRRKKRTREDMFSELMASSQAQAAQQTQWRENLTRMHQANMDREERWRQEDQQATLTLLGLLREQTDTLRRLVDVLQERRQEDRAPLQSISNRPPPPPSPIPTSPKVQRRRGGRVPANSHSTPAESSSSRRLSFPKI; from the exons atgcagagctctccagcagtgatggccatgcagtctgtgaatagaaagagagccccagcatggactgatcgtgaagtcttggatctcatcgctgtgtggggcgatgagtccgtgctttccgagctgcgatccaaaagaaggaatgcaaagatctacgagaagatctctaaagacatggcagagagaggatacagccgggatgcaacgcagtgccgcgtgaaaatcaaggagctgagacaaggctaccagaagaccaaagaggcaaacggacgctccggatcccatccccagacatcccgtttctacgaggcactgcattccatcctcggtgctgccgccaccactaccccaccagtgaccgtggactctgaggatgggatactgtccacggccggttcctcagacatgttaggggacggggaagatgaggaaggagatgaggagggcgaggcagttggcagctctcacaacgctgatttccccgacagccaggatctcttcatcacccttacagagatcccctacgaagcgtccccagccattaccccggacacagaatctggtgaaggatcagcca ccccgtctgcgactgtctcacaacctagcctggaatcacactcccagaggctagcgcggattaggcgtaggaagaagaggacacgggaggacatgttctctgagcttatggcctcttcccaagcccaggcagcacagcagacccagtggcgggagaacttgacccgaatgcaccaagccaacatggatcgggaggagaggtggcggcaggaagaccagcaggcgactctaacgctgcttggactactgagggagcaaacggacacactccggcgccttgtggatgttctgcaggaacggaggcaggaggacagagccccgctgcagtccatctctaaccgccctcccccgccaccaagtcccatacccacctcacccaaagtgcaaagaaggagaggcggcagagtccctgctaactctcactccacccctgcagagagctctagtagcagaaggctctcatttcccaaaatttga